In a single window of the Streptomyces sp. HUAS ZL42 genome:
- a CDS encoding FadR/GntR family transcriptional regulator: protein MSTPGRGLHGRVLDTLGPAITAGEYPPGSVLRTDELAQRFDVSRSVMREAVRVLESMHLVESRRRVGVTVRAKSEWNVYDPQVIRWRMQGADRPRQLRSLTVLRSAVEPVAAGLAAKFATAEQCAELTECALGMVANSRGHRLEGYLVHDMAFHRVILTASGNEMFARLGDLVAEVLAGRTHHEVMFEDPDPAAVTLHVQVAEAVREGDAARAERLTREITVGALQELDILAP, encoded by the coding sequence TCACTGCGGGCGAGTACCCGCCTGGCAGCGTTCTGCGCACGGACGAGCTGGCGCAACGGTTCGACGTGTCACGCTCCGTGATGCGCGAGGCGGTCCGGGTGCTCGAATCCATGCACCTGGTGGAGTCCCGCCGCCGTGTCGGCGTGACGGTCCGTGCGAAGTCCGAGTGGAACGTCTACGACCCGCAGGTCATCCGCTGGCGTATGCAGGGCGCCGACCGTCCGCGGCAGTTGCGCTCGCTCACCGTCCTGCGCTCGGCGGTCGAACCGGTCGCGGCCGGTCTGGCGGCGAAGTTCGCCACGGCCGAGCAGTGCGCCGAACTCACCGAGTGCGCCCTCGGCATGGTGGCCAACTCGCGCGGCCACCGGCTGGAGGGGTACCTCGTCCACGACATGGCCTTCCACCGGGTGATCCTCACGGCCTCCGGCAACGAGATGTTCGCCCGCCTGGGCGACCTCGTCGCCGAGGTCCTCGCCGGCCGCACCCACCACGAGGTCATGTTCGAGGACCCCGACCCGGCCGCCGTCACCCTGCACGTCCAGGTCGCCGAGGCGGTACGCGAGGGCGACGCGGCGCGCGCCGAGCGGCTGACCCGGGAGATCACGGTCGGTGCGCTGCAGGAGCTGGACATCCTGGCGCCGTAG
- a CDS encoding YchJ family protein, which yields MSRRTSHLRRQHGSAPVHKPTCPCGLAETYETCCGRFHRGEAAAPTAERLMRSRYSAFVKQDEAYLLRTWHPRTRPPRVDFDPATRWTGLEILETTDGSAFHTTGTVTFRASYKGGSLHERSRFERVDGAWVYVEGDFLDSLG from the coding sequence ATGTCCCGACGTACCTCGCATCTCAGGCGGCAGCACGGTTCCGCCCCCGTTCACAAGCCCACCTGTCCTTGCGGTCTTGCGGAGACGTACGAAACGTGCTGTGGCCGATTCCATCGGGGTGAGGCGGCCGCCCCTACCGCCGAGAGGCTGATGCGTTCGCGCTACAGCGCTTTCGTGAAGCAGGACGAGGCGTACCTGCTGCGGACCTGGCATCCGCGCACCCGCCCGCCGCGGGTCGACTTCGACCCCGCAACGAGGTGGACCGGCCTGGAGATCCTGGAGACGACCGACGGCTCGGCGTTCCACACCACCGGCACGGTGACGTTCCGGGCCTCCTACAAAGGCGGTTCACTGCACGAGCGGAGCCGGTTCGAGCGGGTCGACGGGGCGTGGGTGTACGTCGAGGGAGACTTCCTCGACTCCCTCGGCTGA
- a CDS encoding phage tail sheath family protein, whose product MPTNAVSAARPTYPGVYVEELPSSTRTISAVTTSVTAFVGHTRRGPLNEPVRVTGFAEFERRFGGLSSQSAVAYAVHQFFGNGGTTAVIVRVAKAGSGKAACVVLESTEGHSESRVLEVHAKEPGVWGNGLRVAVDYDTPCPDETFNLRVYDAKGDARESFTGLSTDAGHGRYAPTVINASSRLVRVEAVGEGRPDPSGTVSKPFGRELPDLAVDLTVKIGDVEREFTLYDPDCDGEAPSTVAELALLLERKLRALPDAPGKHAFAGAEVTAFGRRLQVVAGSTDPEDVVRFLGECANDLGLEASVNPPVFPLEGGEDGAAPGPRDLIGSEADKTGIQALRGVADVNLLSLPELASYEKTEDALTVVSAAQRLCEERRIFLLVDAPSTWVSVDTARAGLSAFDAVRGNHAGLYFPHIQLTDPLTGRLRAFPPSGAVAGVIARTDSERGVWKAPAGTEAQLVGVHSLTVDLTDRETGLLNPLGVNCLRTFPLTGPLVWGARTLEGSDALDSAWKYVPVRRLALHVEESLQRGLQWVVFEPNDESLWQQIRLSASSYLHTLFRQGAFKGSTPRAAYFVKCDSETTTDEDVANGVVNVLVGIAPVRPAEFVVVKIQQTSGQFAL is encoded by the coding sequence ATGCCGACGAATGCCGTGAGCGCCGCGAGGCCGACATATCCGGGCGTCTACGTCGAAGAGCTTCCCAGCAGCACCCGCACCATCTCCGCCGTGACCACCTCGGTGACCGCCTTCGTGGGACACACCCGGCGGGGCCCGCTGAACGAGCCCGTGCGCGTCACCGGCTTCGCCGAGTTCGAGCGCCGCTTCGGGGGCCTGAGTTCGCAGAGCGCCGTCGCCTACGCGGTCCACCAGTTCTTCGGCAACGGCGGCACGACCGCCGTGATCGTCCGTGTCGCCAAGGCCGGCAGCGGCAAGGCCGCCTGCGTCGTGCTGGAGTCCACCGAGGGCCACAGCGAGAGCCGTGTCCTCGAGGTCCACGCCAAGGAACCCGGGGTGTGGGGCAACGGCCTGCGCGTCGCCGTCGACTACGACACGCCCTGCCCCGACGAGACCTTCAACCTGCGGGTGTACGACGCCAAGGGCGACGCCCGCGAGAGCTTCACCGGCCTCTCCACGGACGCCGGCCACGGGCGTTACGCGCCCACCGTGATCAACGCGAGTTCCCGGCTCGTCCGCGTCGAGGCCGTCGGCGAGGGCCGCCCCGACCCGTCGGGCACCGTCTCCAAGCCGTTCGGGCGCGAACTGCCCGACCTGGCCGTCGACCTGACCGTGAAGATCGGCGACGTGGAGCGCGAGTTCACGCTCTACGACCCCGATTGCGACGGCGAAGCACCGTCCACCGTGGCCGAGCTGGCGCTGCTCCTGGAGCGCAAGCTGCGGGCGCTGCCCGACGCGCCGGGCAAGCACGCCTTCGCCGGTGCCGAAGTCACCGCCTTCGGACGGCGGTTGCAGGTCGTCGCGGGCTCCACCGACCCCGAGGACGTCGTGCGCTTCCTCGGCGAGTGCGCCAACGACCTGGGCCTGGAGGCCTCGGTCAACCCGCCGGTTTTCCCGCTCGAGGGCGGCGAGGACGGCGCGGCCCCGGGCCCGCGCGACCTGATCGGCTCCGAGGCCGACAAGACCGGCATCCAGGCGCTGCGCGGGGTGGCCGACGTCAACCTGCTGTCGCTGCCGGAGCTGGCGTCGTACGAGAAGACCGAGGACGCGCTCACCGTCGTGTCGGCCGCCCAGCGGCTGTGCGAGGAGCGTCGGATCTTCCTGCTGGTCGACGCGCCGAGCACCTGGGTGAGCGTCGACACGGCCCGCGCCGGGCTCTCCGCGTTCGACGCCGTGCGCGGCAACCACGCCGGCCTGTACTTCCCGCACATCCAGCTGACCGACCCGCTCACCGGGCGGCTGCGCGCCTTCCCGCCGTCCGGCGCGGTCGCCGGCGTCATCGCGCGCACCGACTCCGAACGCGGTGTGTGGAAGGCCCCGGCGGGTACAGAGGCCCAGCTCGTCGGCGTGCACTCGCTCACCGTCGATCTCACCGACCGCGAGACCGGGCTGCTCAACCCGCTCGGCGTCAACTGCCTGCGCACGTTCCCGCTCACCGGCCCGCTGGTGTGGGGCGCGCGGACGCTGGAGGGTTCCGACGCGCTCGACAGCGCCTGGAAGTACGTCCCGGTGCGGCGGCTCGCGCTGCATGTGGAGGAGAGCCTGCAACGCGGCCTGCAGTGGGTCGTGTTCGAGCCCAACGACGAGAGCCTGTGGCAGCAGATCCGGCTCAGCGCCTCCTCGTACCTGCACACCCTCTTCCGTCAGGGCGCCTTCAAGGGCAGCACCCCGCGTGCGGCGTACTTCGTCAAGTGCGACAGCGAGACCACCACCGACGAGGACGTCGCGAACGGCGTCGTGAACGTCCTGGTGGGCATCGCGCCGGTCCGCCCGGCCGAGTTCGTGGTCGTCAAAATCCAGCAGACGTCGGGGCAGTTCGCGCTCTAG
- a CDS encoding phage tail protein, protein MAEFTVNAHRFDPYKNFKFLVLWDGRTVAGISKISPLKRTTEVVKHRHGGDPSSPRKSPGRSEFEGITLERGVTHDPEFDRWANKVWQVGAGLGSEVSLADFRKDIVIQVLNEAGQVAVSHKLYRTWPSEYQVLGELDANANAVAIQSLKLECEGWERDYEVPEPEEPSFLNPA, encoded by the coding sequence ATGGCTGAGTTCACGGTCAACGCCCATCGCTTCGACCCGTACAAGAACTTCAAGTTCCTGGTCCTGTGGGACGGTCGAACGGTCGCCGGCATCAGCAAGATCAGTCCGCTGAAGCGGACCACCGAGGTCGTCAAGCACCGCCACGGCGGCGACCCCTCCTCCCCGCGCAAGTCGCCGGGCCGCTCCGAGTTCGAGGGCATCACCCTGGAGCGCGGAGTCACCCACGACCCCGAGTTCGACCGCTGGGCCAACAAGGTCTGGCAGGTCGGCGCGGGACTCGGATCGGAGGTGTCCCTCGCGGACTTCCGCAAGGACATCGTGATCCAGGTCCTCAACGAGGCCGGTCAGGTCGCCGTCTCGCACAAGCTCTACCGGACCTGGCCCAGCGAGTACCAGGTCCTCGGCGAGCTGGACGCCAACGCCAACGCGGTGGCCATCCAGTCGCTGAAGCTCGAGTGCGAGGGCTGGGAGCGGGACTACGAGGTGCCCGAGCCCGAGGAGCCGTCGTTCCTCAACCCGGCCTGA